The Juglans microcarpa x Juglans regia isolate MS1-56 chromosome 2D, Jm3101_v1.0, whole genome shotgun sequence DNA window TTAAATTTAGGTACGGTTTGAACAGTGAGATGAAATTATGAGATacttttagatgaaagttaaataaaatattattaaaatattaattttaatgttattattattttaagatttgaaaaagttgaataatttattatattttatataaaaatttaaaaaaattataatgatgagatgaaacatttttactATCAAAACGCACCGGAACCGGATTTTCacgatcatgattttaagtatCAGATTGAAAACTTTACGAACCTGCTGGATGCATGCGTGTTGTCTGTACGTAGTACTTGGCGTGTGTTTTTATCGAGCGGAGTCTAAAAATGGTTTTTGGGTGGCTATCCAcgcaaaaatcattttctaattaaagaaacacttagaaaataaataatctcaaaagaaaaataataataaaaaagaaaaaaaaaaaagaaaatttggacAACGTTGTCCGAGAGAGAGGCCGCTTGTCTCAAAGCAGATATGACTacataatgataatattattgcAACAAAAGCAAATTCAAACTAAGAAAAAATGAAGCAAAAGATATGAATTAAAATAACATGAATGTAGATATACATGCAAAACCAGACACGGACTCCTTTTACAATTCAACGAAATGATTCAGAAgcccagagaaaaaaaaaaaaaaaaatgaagaaagaacaCCAACAGTACTCTATTCATCTCTTTCTCAAGAGAGAGCTCCCATGCAAAGCATCCCAAGCCCAAGAGACAAACCCCACCCAACCACATTTCTCCCACCCGCACCAGTACCCTCCGTAGGGGATGCCGGGGCCGAGGTGTTTGTCGTAGTGTTGGAGGTGGTGGATGGGGTTTTTGCCGCTGGTGGTGCTGAAGCTGGAGGCTTAGCTCCAAACAATTCCTCGGGCAACAACACCAAGTCCACTTGGTAAAGCCCCAAAGGAAACTGTTGCCGCAGCGCATTGTTGATTTGTGTCGTAACGATTCCGGTCGTCACGTTGACTTGGTTGCCGTGGCCAGTGAAGTTAAGCCCCCAATTGCCATCGTTGCCTGCAGCTTGAGTACGAACAGGGTTGGTAACCGTTAGAAGATCAACAAGTCGGTAGTATTTAGGCGATACGTGGTAAAGAACAAGCTGTACTTTTTCTTGGGTACTGAGGCCATTTATGGCACCGGATTTAAGGTTGTTGAAGGCATTGTCGGTGGGAGCGAAGACAGTCAAGCCCTCAGAAGAGGTGTTGAGCTGGTTTTCGATTTGGTTGGCCACTTGGGTCTCGGTGAGGAGGCCAATGAAGGTGGTGTATTGGCCGTTTTTGTCGAGGATTCCTGTTAAGTTGACTGGGCCAGCGGGAGCTGGCGCCGGGGCTGAGGGGGTTTGGGCTTGGGTTTGAggtgggaggaggaggagcagtTGGATGTTAATGAGGGTCACGaggatgatgagagagagaggtgtggAAGCTGCCATTGTGCTGGCTGAGCTAGGTATCGTGTGTACTGGTGAAAGGAGATGATCAGGGAAGGGGATTTATGGAATAAGGTTTAGCTAGGTTGGGTCGGACTTCGTTGGAATGAGCTGGCCATAGACTTAGAAACTTGTTAAATTtaatcccatatatatatatatatatatatatattgtaatcatAGAGTTTTGATTTTTGGAAGGTGAAGGAGAATAAAGAATGCGATGACCATACAACGCCAACCTCCCCAgttattttaaggaaaatattaaatttactttaaaaaaacttacaaaaaatttatgccgaaacttatttttctgcatattatgttgaaaattataaaatttaaaatttaaaagaaaattaacaaaataaatcttaaa harbors:
- the LOC121251216 gene encoding fasciclin-like arabinogalactan protein 13 → MAASTPLSLIILVTLINIQLLLLLPPQTQAQTPSAPAPAPAGPVNLTGILDKNGQYTTFIGLLTETQVANQIENQLNTSSEGLTVFAPTDNAFNNLKSGAINGLSTQEKVQLVLYHVSPKYYRLVDLLTVTNPVRTQAAGNDGNWGLNFTGHGNQVNVTTGIVTTQINNALRQQFPLGLYQVDLVLLPEELFGAKPPASAPPAAKTPSTTSNTTTNTSAPASPTEGTGAGGRNVVGWGLSLGLGMLCMGALS